In Acinetobacter sp. C32I, one genomic interval encodes:
- a CDS encoding metalloprotease produces the protein MRLKITALTLLCLIFSASCTTQKAPIKKLPYQYPLDVDHLPVVNVSFIVTSNRPEVKALDRKAQMYKELAILNRYFVDENNQKIFKFKIHRYYSYQDFSKRKCDLANQLSQAKAIVPDNLPSAVRTCFPRRKSKEVLFIIYDSYGEKLKDADITSWGFRNQGQPFILIDWQRLNYQTQAASIHEMGHAFGLSHVCSPKATKTTPTNIMSSYDCRLGSGGLRNLGFNKEQLNIMLNNYNQYP, from the coding sequence ATGCGGTTAAAAATCACTGCCCTGACGCTATTATGTCTGATCTTTAGTGCATCTTGTACCACTCAAAAAGCCCCGATAAAAAAATTGCCTTATCAGTATCCGCTAGATGTCGACCATTTACCTGTGGTCAATGTCAGTTTTATTGTGACCAGCAATCGTCCAGAAGTAAAAGCCCTAGATCGTAAAGCACAAATGTATAAAGAACTGGCAATCTTGAACCGATACTTTGTCGATGAAAATAATCAAAAAATCTTTAAGTTTAAAATTCATCGTTATTATTCCTATCAAGATTTTAGTAAACGCAAATGTGATCTCGCCAACCAATTAAGCCAAGCGAAAGCAATTGTTCCAGACAATCTGCCAAGTGCGGTCAGAACTTGCTTCCCTCGCCGAAAGAGCAAGGAAGTGCTGTTTATTATTTATGATTCTTATGGCGAAAAATTAAAAGATGCTGATATCACCAGTTGGGGATTCCGCAATCAAGGGCAACCCTTTATTTTGATTGATTGGCAACGGCTGAATTACCAAACCCAAGCTGCCAGTATCCATGAAATGGGACATGCCTTCGGTCTCAGCCATGTTTGTTCACCTAAAGCGACCAAAACCACACCGACCAATATTATGAGCAGTTATGATTGTCGCTTAGGCAGTGGAGGCTTACGTAATTTGGGATTTAACAAAGAACAACTGAACATCATGCTCAACAATTACAACCAATATCCTTAA
- a CDS encoding MGMT family protein, translating into MVQDTNELHRQILEVIALIPYGKVASYGQIAKLAGLPKHPRLVGYVLKHLDKDSEIPWYRVINSQGKISVTRINEKGENVQQCLLEAEGVYLLNGKVSLKIFAWQP; encoded by the coding sequence ATGGTGCAAGATACCAATGAACTACATCGGCAAATTTTAGAAGTGATTGCCTTGATTCCTTATGGAAAAGTGGCAAGTTATGGACAAATTGCCAAATTGGCTGGTTTACCCAAACATCCACGTTTAGTGGGTTATGTACTCAAGCATTTAGATAAAGACAGTGAAATTCCTTGGTATCGTGTGATTAACTCACAAGGAAAAATCAGTGTGACTCGAATCAATGAGAAAGGTGAAAATGTTCAGCAATGTTTATTAGAAGCAGAAGGGGTGTATTTATTAAATGGCAAGGTCAGTTTAAAAATATTTGCTTGGCAGCCTTAA